The genomic region AAGCTAGGTCCTCAACCTCGACGAAACATCTCGTCAAAGCCGCTATTAAAGTTTTCATGGAAAGGAAGACTTTGTGGAACCTTTGCTTTGAGCGCTACGTACGTCATCCACCCACCAACGAAAGCAACGGAGAGCCGAGAACGAACTGCTGAAGAGATCGTACCCGCCGAACGCCACGGACGAGACGCTTCACAACAGCAGCAGTACAGCACTCGCTCCGACTGCGAGTGGagacgcgcgcgcgcgctcgctcgctcaACAACCGCAACGCACCCTAACGTCTCCAGTCGCGCTCAATCGCCGGCCGACTGGGCTCTCGACCTCTCGTCTCGTCACACACCATCCGAAAGCCACCGGGCAACCAACCAGGCCGCCGTGTGATCCCGATCGCGTACTGCGCGCACGCAGTACAGCTCGCGCGCGCACCAGACAGACGCCTTCTCCCTCTCCCGCAGTACAGGGTACAGCTCGCGCTCACACAAGACACCATCTCCCTGCCTGCGATCCGATGCGTCCAACGTTTTCAGCCGGGGTACGGTCCTACCACCGCTGTGCCTAATAATTGgcggctagctagctagctagctgcagCTGCTGCGATCCTGGATCGGCACAGCCGGTTCTTGATGTGGAGGGAGCGGCGGCGGGCGCTGCTCCTGCTGGTGGCCGGCGCGGCGCTGGGACTGATCGGTGCCGCGCTCGCGAGCGCGCCGCCGGAGGCCGCGCTGAAGGTCGGGTTCTACCATGCGACGTGCCCCATCGCGGAGGACGTGGTCCTCGCCGAGATGAGGCTCATCCTCATGGAGGACGCCACGGTCGCGCCGTCCCTGCTCCGGATGCACTACCACGACTGCTTCGTGCAGGTAAGCAAGCAAGCATCTGCATGCCGACGTAGCAGAGAGCTCAACTCTTCCAGCTCGCGTCGCATCCATGGAGAGGTGATATCATGATAATGTTATATTACTGGTTTGGTGTCACGCGATGCGAAGGGCTGCGACGGGTCGATCATGCTCCAGTCGAGGAAGAAGGGGAAGGCGGAGCGGGACGCGCTGCCCAACCGTAGCATGCGAGGGTTCGACGCCATCGAGCGGATCAAGGCCCGGCTCGAGACCGTCTGCCCGCTCACCGTCTCCTGCGCCGACATCATCGCCATGGCGGCGAGGGACGCCGTCTACCTGGTAATTATTGATAAACCCGGTCGTTCGTTGGTTCGTTCGTGTGCTTATTAATTTGCTCATCACCCGAATGCCTCTGCGCTGCTCTGTTCGTGACCAAACAGAGCCACGGGCCGTGGTACGACGTGGAGACCGGGCGGCGCGACGGCAACGTCACCGTGGCCGAGTACGTCGACAACGACCTGCCGCCGCCGGACTCCAACATTGTCGAC from Zea mays cultivar B73 chromosome 6, Zm-B73-REFERENCE-NAM-5.0, whole genome shotgun sequence harbors:
- the LOC100284675 gene encoding Peroxidase 1 precursor yields the protein MWRERRRALLLLVAGAALGLIGAALASAPPEAALKVGFYHATCPIAEDVVLAEMRLILMEDATVAPSLLRMHYHDCFVQGCDGSIMLQSRKKGKAERDALPNRSMRGFDAIERIKARLETVCPLTVSCADIIAMAARDAVYLSHGPWYDVETGRRDGNVTVAEYVDNDLPPPDSNIVDVKTFFSVKSLNSKDIAVLFGCHSIGTSHCGPIQKRLYNFTGNMDGQDPSLDPAYAAELRKLCPPPRPGDDARKVKVPLDPGSNYTFDLSYYRHVLATGGLFQSDGSLLHDPVTRGYVEKVAKASSPDEYYADFAAAMVKMGRTDVLVGDHGEIRPTCGIFVD